One segment of Paenibacillus sp. FSL R7-0337 DNA contains the following:
- a CDS encoding class D sortase has product MRKLSYLIILAGVLIMLYPKGSEWYEDRQQQKLLEEAEQAYSEIVPSATAPASQDLSKPYAEVTQLLAEESGAEEPVPTAAPEIEVGGKITAIIEIDKIDLKLPVLEGATKTNMKHAAAHMKETAPIGAVGNAAIAAHRSRTAGRLFNRLDEVGNGDTITVITSGQEYKYVVYDVSIVEPTDISVLKGNDNDKILTLITCDPLVNPTHRLIIHAKLT; this is encoded by the coding sequence ATGCGGAAGTTATCCTATTTGATTATACTTGCCGGGGTCCTGATTATGCTCTACCCCAAAGGAAGCGAATGGTACGAGGACCGTCAACAGCAGAAGCTGCTGGAAGAGGCCGAACAGGCTTATAGTGAAATCGTTCCTTCGGCTACGGCTCCTGCCAGCCAGGATCTGAGCAAGCCTTATGCGGAAGTCACCCAGCTGCTCGCGGAAGAGTCTGGTGCGGAAGAGCCGGTGCCCACTGCAGCGCCCGAGATTGAAGTTGGAGGGAAGATCACTGCCATTATTGAAATCGACAAAATCGATCTGAAGCTGCCTGTTCTGGAGGGCGCCACCAAGACCAATATGAAGCATGCTGCGGCGCATATGAAGGAGACAGCTCCGATTGGCGCGGTAGGCAATGCAGCAATTGCGGCACACCGCTCAAGAACGGCAGGGCGGCTGTTCAACAGACTAGATGAGGTCGGTAATGGGGACACCATTACTGTTATTACAAGCGGCCAGGAATACAAGTATGTTGTATATGATGTATCTATTGTAGAGCCTACCGATATTTCGGTACTGAAGGGAAATGATAATGATAAGATTCTGACCCTCATTACCTGTGATCCGCTTGTCAACCCGACCCACAGACTCATCATTCATGCGAAGCTCACCTGA